The following coding sequences lie in one Gadus morhua chromosome 20, gadMor3.0, whole genome shotgun sequence genomic window:
- the morc3b gene encoding MORC family CW-type zinc finger protein 3b: MAAALTECGVPLSGLSKHYLNTNSTSHTGPFSAIAELIDNTYDPDVNAEQIWIDKTQIKDMECLTFKDNGNGLSRKIMHQILSFGFSIEKGIQPIGIYGNGFTSGSMRLGKDVIILSKSKNDLCVGMLSQTYLKKIRAKHIAVPIISFNKQEADKYILLELFK; this comes from the exons ATGGCGGCTGCACTGACGGAATGCGGGGTCCCGCTGAGTGGG CTTAGCAAACATTATCTCAACACCAACTCGACCAGCCACACCGGGCCCTTCAGTGCTATTGCTGAACTCATAG ACAACACATACGACCCTGATGTCAATGCCGAACAGATATGGATCGACAAGACCCAGATCAAAGACATGGAGTGTCTAACCTTCAAGGACAACGGAAATGGATTAAGCCGTAAAATTATGCATCAGATACTCAG CTTCGGATTTAGCATCGAAAAAGGCATACAACCCATTGGAATCTATGGCAACGGTTTCACGTCTGGCTCAATGCGTCTGGGCAAGGATGTCATAATTTTATCCAAATCAAAGAATGACCTGTGTGTTGGCATGCTGTCACAGACTTACCTGAAGAAGATCAGAGCCAAGCACATCGCTGTGCCTATCATCAGCTTTAATAAACAGGAAGCAGATAAGTATATCCTTTTAGAGCTTTTCAAATGA